Sequence from the Gemmatimonadaceae bacterium genome:
CGCGAGCGGCTCGAGGCGGTCGTTCGGAGAAAGCCGTCGAGTGTGAAGGACCTCGAGGAGATCTCCGGTCTGCGGCGGTGGCAGATCGCGGAGATGGGCGAGGATTTCGTTGGGGCATTGAAGTCGTAGTGTTTCCGCAGTACCACGTGGTCTCTGATTAAAACCCGAGGTACGCCCTCACGCGCGGCTCCATTTTCTCCGGAGTCCAGAAGGGCGTCCACACGAGGTTCATGTCCACGCTCTCGACACCGGGGAGCGTTTTTATCTCCTGCTCGGCGTTGCTCATGATCTCGTGGCCCGAGGGACAGCCCGGTGACGTGAGGGTCATGTCCACCTTCACCTTCGTGCCCGTCACGCTGATGTCGTAGACGAGACCCAGGTCGAGGATGTTGAGATTGAGATCCGGGTCCTTTACGCGGCGAAGGGCCAGCTTGACCTGATCCTCGCTAACGACACCAGGGGTATCGGAGGATTCCTCGCCTGTGGCGACGCTCAGCGGGATGGCTCGCCCTTCGGCGATGCTGTCATCCACGACGGTGGGTCTGTCGTCGCTCGTGGAGTGCGGCGTTACCGCGGCCGCGGCGGTATCGGGATGATCACTCATCCAATAAACCTAGTGGTGTTTCGTCGTCCGCGAAGACTTCCTGACGGCCTTCTTCACCGTTTTTTTCTTCGCGGACGCGGCCGAAGAGTGCTTTGATTTCGCCGAGCTGCTCTTCACCGCGGCGCGCTTTGCTTTCGCCGAGCGGTTCGCCTTCGCCGATCTGGATTTCGTCGCCTTCGCGGTTCTCGCGGCCGTGCACTTCACGCGACTGCGCCTGCTGCGCGCGCTGCGTGCTCTGACTGCCTTCGCGCAGCGCACCGGATGTGGCTTGGGCCGCGTCCACCCGATCTCTTCGTCGGCGCGGAACGCGATCGGCATTGCCAGTATCGGCGTCGGACCGTCGAGAACGGCGAGAACTGCGGCATCAGAAAGATCGGAGCGCACGTCGGAGATGATCCTTGCCGGGCGCTGTGCTCTCGCCGCGTGCACGCGGTTGGTGAGCAGCACCACGAACATCTCGCGATCGGGGTCGATCCAGATGGATGTGCCGGTGTAGCCGGTGTGTCCATACGCGCGCTCGGTCAGATACTTGCCCGAGCCGTAATCACCGTCGGCGGTGTCCCAGCCCAGCGCGCGGTGTCCCGCCGCGCGGCGTGTGAACAGCGAGACGGTCGAGTCGGTGAGGATCTGCACGCCGTCGTAGGTACCGCCGTTCAGCATCATCTGGGCGAAGATCGAGAGGTCGGCAGCGGTGCTGAACAGACCCGCATGTCCGGCGATTCCGCCCAGCGCGTACGCGTTCTCGTCGTGCACTTCGCCGCGCAGCGGATATCCGCGCGGAGGAGTGACCTCTGTCGGCGCGATGCGGTAGCGCAGCGAATCTGCGGGGCGATAGAAGGTGTCGTGCATACCCAGCGGTCCGAACACGCGATTCGCAAGGAACACGTCCAGCCGCTGGCCGGAAATCTCCTCGACGATCATGCCGAGTACGTCGGCGCCGAGATCGGAATAGACGTACGCGGAATTGGGGCGGTACTCGAGCGTAGTCTCGAGGACCATGTCGCGCGCTTCCTTCGGGCTGTGCGCGCTCCGCCAGAGATCGCGGCCCGCGGGAAGTCCGGAGCGGTGGGTCAGGAGCTCCCGAACAGTCACCTGATCCTTGAGGCCGCCGGAGAACGCCGGGAGATAGCGGAGCACCGGCGCATCGAGATCGATTTTCTTCTCGTCGTACAGCACCATCACCGCGGTCGTCGTGCCGACGACCTTGCTGAGCGACGCGATGTCGTAAATGGTGTTTTCGGCCTCAACGGGGGAGCTCATGTTGGACCAGGAGAGCCTGCCGAACCCTTTCTCCCACACCGCGGCGCCCTTGCGCCCGACAACGACCGCCGCACCCGGATACCCACCCGCTGTTATTCCGCGCTGCACAACCCGGTCGATGGACTCGAGACGTGACGCGGACATGCCTACAGCGTCGGGTGCCTTTGGCGGCAGGCCGTCCCCACCATGGGCAAGCGTGAGGGCGATCACAATTACCTTCAGCAATTCGAACTCCTTCCCTGCTATCTACTCGCAAGACTCCAGATATGTTCCGGGTTCCCGGGAACATGGCCAGCCCGGACATCGGCTGCGAAAACATCATATATAGGGGGTGACGACCGGTCCAGGCGGTAGTCACGGCGATTCATAGTAATACGTGACTGCGAGAAGACCAGATTTTTTTTCGGGAGATTTGAGCACTTGTTTGCTTTCACGATCCGGAGGAAACCCCCGCCTCCACCCCCGTGACTAACTTGAAGACGGGATGCAAACCGACCAGCTAGAGCTTCAGCGCGCCATTAAAGGCGATGAGGCGGCGATGCGGCAGCTATGGCTGCGGCACTCGCCGCACATCGACGCCGTTGTTCGCCGCCTGTGCGGGGACCACGACGTCGCGGCTGACATCGCGCAGGAAGTGTGGATCCAGATCTTCAGGGCGCTCCCGGGTTACAGGGGAGAGTCGCAGTTCGGGACGTGGGCCCACCGGATCGCGGTGAACCGCACCTTGAACGCGCTTCGGAAGATCAAGCGGATCGCGAAGATCGAGACCGAGATCGAGGACGACAGCGCGTTTGTCGAAGGGGACAGCGACAGGACGTTCCTCGCCGAATCAATAGACCAGGCGATGGGGCAGCTCTCTCCGGGAGCGCGGACGGTGTTCGTGCTTCACGATATCGAGGGCTACACTCACGAGGAGATCGGGAAGGAGCTCGGCATCACGTCGGGCGGATCGAAATCGCAACTGTTCAAGGCACGCGCCAAGCTTCGCCGGCTGCTGGCGCATGTGGTGGATGAATCAAGGGCCGGCACTGGAATGACACATGTTGCCCCTGTCTGAAAACGCATTGGACGATCTCGTCGCTCGCGAGCGCGAGCGAGGCGCGCCTCCTCTGACGAACTGGGATTCGCTCGCCGTGCAGCTGCGCGCGGAAGGACTGATACGGGATTCCGCCGTTTCGCGGTTTGCGGGAAGCACGTGGATGCGTGTCGCCGCCGGACTCGCGCTGGCGGTGGGAGGCGCTGCAGTCGGACGCGCGTCGGCGGGCGCTTCGCTCATGCCTGCTCGTGTTGCCCAGACCGCTTCATCGGACGTGACTCCCGCGACCGCCACGGCGCCGCAGTTCAAGTCGCCTGGAGAGGCGTGGGACGTTCTCAACCGCGCGGGTGAGGAATACCAGCGCGCGTCGGCATATCTGTCG
This genomic interval carries:
- a CDS encoding metal-sulfur cluster assembly factor; this translates as MSDHPDTAAAAVTPHSTSDDRPTVVDDSIAEGRAIPLSVATGEESSDTPGVVSEDQVKLALRRVKDPDLNLNILDLGLVYDISVTGTKVKVDMTLTSPGCPSGHEIMSNAEQEIKTLPGVESVDMNLVWTPFWTPEKMEPRVRAYLGF
- a CDS encoding serine hydrolase, whose product is MLKVIVIALTLAHGGDGLPPKAPDAVGMSASRLESIDRVVQRGITAGGYPGAAVVVGRKGAAVWEKGFGRLSWSNMSSPVEAENTIYDIASLSKVVGTTTAVMVLYDEKKIDLDAPVLRYLPAFSGGLKDQVTVRELLTHRSGLPAGRDLWRSAHSPKEARDMVLETTLEYRPNSAYVYSDLGADVLGMIVEEISGQRLDVFLANRVFGPLGMHDTFYRPADSLRYRIAPTEVTPPRGYPLRGEVHDENAYALGGIAGHAGLFSTAADLSIFAQMMLNGGTYDGVQILTDSTVSLFTRRAAGHRALGWDTADGDYGSGKYLTERAYGHTGYTGTSIWIDPDREMFVVLLTNRVHAARAQRPARIISDVRSDLSDAAVLAVLDGPTPILAMPIAFRADEEIGWTRPKPHPVRCAKAVRARSARSRRSRVKCTAARTAKATKSRSAKANRSAKAKRAAVKSSSAKSKHSSAASAKKKTVKKAVRKSSRTTKHH
- a CDS encoding RNA polymerase sigma factor, translating into MQTDQLELQRAIKGDEAAMRQLWLRHSPHIDAVVRRLCGDHDVAADIAQEVWIQIFRALPGYRGESQFGTWAHRIAVNRTLNALRKIKRIAKIETEIEDDSAFVEGDSDRTFLAESIDQAMGQLSPGARTVFVLHDIEGYTHEEIGKELGITSGGSKSQLFKARAKLRRLLAHVVDESRAGTGMTHVAPV